In Panacibacter microcysteis, the genomic stretch AGCTATAACCCGTAATACAACAGGAGCTCCTTAAAGGGAGCTTTTTGTATTTCAATTCAATATTAAATATTATTTTACGCTAAAATTTCATGCGTGTACTGCTGTTTTTGCAAAGGCTGACCTTCATTTGTAATATCCTTTTCCTGGTTTGTCTTGCGGTAGTGTATACTTTTAATTTTATTGATAATCATACAGCCGAAAGTTACATCATCATCCTGGGCATTTTTTTTTCATTTTTGTTGGGTATTGTTGTGAACGTTTGGGAATTACTCCTGTTATTTAACCGGCAGGTATCCATTGTTCCGAAATGGTTACGTATGTTTAATATGATTATCCTTCTTGTTCAATTTATTTATTATTTTCTAGCATAATGATCCATTCAATTTTAAAGGACAAGCCTACAAAACTTTTTCTTGGCTTTACGGCATTCTTCGTAGCGAATGCATTGATAGCAGAATGTATAGGTACAAAGATCTTTTCCCTGGAAAAGTTATTCGGTTTGCAACCTTCCAGCTTTAATTTATTTGGACAGTCAGGTTTATCATTTAACCTTACTTGCGGGGTGCTGTTGTGGCCGCTGGAATTTGTAATGACAGATATCGTGAATGAATACTATGGCCCAAAAGCGGTACGGCGCATCAGCTACACAGCAGTGGTACTAATTTCCTATGCATTCATTATGTTTTATGGCGCTATTCATGTGCCTGCAGCCGATTTCTGGATTGGCACCAACACAAATAAGGGTATCCCTGATATGCAAAACGCTTTTAGTGGAATCTTCGGACAAGGTATGTGGATTATTTTCGGAAGCCTTGTTGCATTTCTTGTGAGCCAGATTGTAGATGTAACCGTCTTTCATCGTATTAAAAAGGTTACGGGTGAAAAACGTGTATGGCTGAGAGCCACCGGTTCTACAATGGTTTCTCAGCTCATTGATAGTTTTATTGTACTTTCTATTGCTTTTAAATTGGGTGGTGACTGGACATGGCCAATGATCTTTGCTGTTGGAACGATGAATTATATTTATAAGTTTACTGTAGCGTTATTGCTGACACCTGTAATTTATTTCGTTGAACACAGGATAGAAAAATACCTGGGAAAGGAAACTGCGCAAAGAATGAAAAAAAGCGCTATGGGCGAGGATCAGGACGCAATAATGAACATCCCGACAGCGGGCTAATAACCTGTTTCTTTAAGCATTTTCACCACGATCTTATCAATTGGCAGAGAGACTGTATCATACGTAAGGTCGGGCCATTCTACCCAACGTAATACCTCGCTTTGACCGTTTGGATCTGCAACCTGGTGAGGCTCGAAGTCGAAAGGAATTGACTTTATTGGTAATGTATTCAATGCTTCCGCATTAGTTGCAACGGCATAATAGTAAATAGAAACGATCTGGTCTTTACTATTAAAGGCTGATTGCTGAAAATAATCAGTGGTGTAGATATGATCTGTGATTATTACGTCTAAACCAGTTTCTTCTTTAAACTCACGCTTCAGGCAATCACGTGTGCCTTCGCCAAGTTCCATACCGCCGCCGGGAAACTTCGTAAAATAATTTCCGCGGATGAACTCATCACTGACCAATACACGTTTTTTATTGTCTAACAAAATCCCGTAAACCCTGATGGTAAATTTTTCTATCATAGTGTTATTTCAAATGTAGAATGTGTACTAAATGCTGGCGTGTACCTTGCTTCGTAAAGCTCACTATTGATCTGCCTGTTGAAGTGAGTGACACAACAGGCGATGCCACAAGCACTGTTGCCGGTACACAAAAATATTATTTACCATTAGCAATTTCATTGAGCGTTTCAGCGAGCGCTTTATTGAATTCGCCAGGCTTTTCAATCATTGGATAATGACCTACACCGGTTATTGTTTTGACCGAGTAACCAGCTTTACTATACTTAGCCAGCGAGTCTGTTATTGTAGGTGTGTAATCACTTACGATGAGGTGAACAGGTATATTTATTTGTTTTAATAAGGCGGTTTCATTGGGCGCAAAATCCATTAAACCCTGCAAAGATTTTGCTGCAACCACAGAGTCTGTGTTAGTAATATCATTTATTACTCGATTGATACTTGCCGAGTCTTTATAATCTTTAGGAAACAATGACATTCTTGAATATTCACCTGCTACCTTCCTGTAGTTGGTATCGAGTGCTTTCATAAAGCCTGCTACTTGCAAAAGCTGTTCCGGGGTCATGGCCACACCAATTTCTTTGAAATTATCGATACCGATGAATCCAACAATTCTTTCCGGGATTTTATAGGCTACATCTAAAATTACATCACCGGACATAGAGTGTCCGACAAGAATAACCCTGTTAAGATTCAAACTATCCAGCACGGCAAGTACATCATTGGCAAAGTCGCCGATCGTCCAATGGTTTCTTTGTTTACCGCTTTCTCCATGGCCCCCGAGGTCGATTGCTACCACCTTGTAGCGGTTGTTGAAAGCTTTTTCCTGCGCGCTCCAGTAATCTTTATTGATACCCCAGCCGTGCACAAAAACAAGCGCGGTATCGCCACTTCCGCTCATATTATAGGCAATCGGTACAATACCGTTTTTCACTTCAACATGTTTATCAGGGCTTTCCGGCGAGGCACAGGCTGCTGCAATAAATAGAATTACGGCACAGGTTAGTTTGATTTGTGTAGTCATTGCTGGCGATTAAACGGATGATACTGAAAGCGAAGCATATCTGGTGCCACAACTATTGTACTTTTTCGAAAGTGCAATCTTCTTTTTGCAAAAGCGGATGTTTTCCATAAAGAGCATTTGGCATTACAGATAATTCCAGATTGTTGAAAAAAAATTCAAACAACCATGCCTCAAATGTAAACGTAAAAATGTTATGCTCATGCGTATCTGTTTTGAAAGAAGAAACCCGTTCGGGAACAAACTCAAACAGCAAATGCAGCGAATCTGCATTGGTTGTTTTTAGTCTTATCTCTCCATGTGAATTTGCATTGACCGGGTATTCGTTATTTTTTATTTCGTCCGCATAACCATACACGTAGGGCAACAACATATTGTTTTGCGATTTGATGATTATTGTAACCGGTGCACCGGGCTCAAACTCCGACTGTATAAGCCGGAAATCGCGGCCGGGCCATGCGGCACTGTTAAAAATTATTTTATCACCATTTATACGCCATTTACCGCTGCCAGACCGATCTAGCGCGCCATAGCTAAAATAAAATTCAAACGAGGAATCCGTATTTAATTTAAAACCAGAAGCAACCTCGTTTATCCCGGTTAATTCGTAAACCCCGGTTATAGAATCTCTTTGTGCCTGCATGGTTGTAGAAATTGTAAAAATGGTTACAAATAATATCACTGTCATTTTCATGAAGCAGCAGTGCTTTGAACTTACCCGTTTATAAAAACTTTGTGGCATGATATTTACAAGCCTGAAAATACCGAAAAAGAAAACACCATGAAATTCCTGGGTATTGCACTTATTGTGGCGGGTGTGTTAATGATTTTTTTTGCCGGACCTTTCCAAAGTAGTTACCAGCCTATCAGCAATGCAGACACACTTATTAATAATTCCGGCAGACGCCATACCTCCACCGCAACTACTTATGCAGGAGGTATAGCCGCTATATGCGGACTGATCGTAATTATGGCAAGCAGGAAAAAAAAGTAGTTGCCCTGGTTACATTTTTATGCACGAACAATACATAACATTATTAATGCTCATTTTTAAATTGAAATGTTATGAAGACTAAGATCCTTTTCATTGTAGCGGTGATGCTGGCTTTTGTGTCATGTAAAAAAGATGTAAATAGTACAGATAACCCTGGTTCAGTAAATATAATACCAGCCTCTGCTGTACCTTCTGCAGTTATAGCTGCATTTAGCAGCAGTTTTAGCGGTGCAACAGAAACGGAATGGCATCAAGGAAGTGACGACAGCTATACCTGCCAGTTCAATATGGATGATAAACGACATGAAGCACGTTTTGAAGATAATGGCCACCAGTCATCTCATTCTGTTATTTGCCTGGATGGTGCTGTACCAAATGGCGTGTTGAATGCATTTCGCAGCGTATACCCCAATGACAATGTTTATGAATGGAAGCTTACCAATGAGAATACCTGGAAAGCACATTTTATGCGTGGCAGTGTGAAATGGGAAGTTACATTTAACAACAGCGGCTCTATCCTGGAAACAGAACACGACTAAAGCTATTCCCCCTCGTTATAAATGAAGGCCGTTGTATCAACGGCTTTTTTTTATTTTATCTTTAGCAATACAATAGAAAAACAATGCAACAACCTGTTACACTCTCGCTGAAAGCTATACAACATGTGGGTATTCCCGTTACAGATATCTCGCTGTCAGAACAGTTTTACAGGGATTTAGGTTTTAGCAATGTAATGCAGGCTACGTTTGAACACAACAAAAGCAGTGGAACCTGTATTATGATGCAACAGGGAAATATAACAATCGAATTATACCAGTTGCCGCAAAGCGAGCTTCAATCTATTGCTGCACGAAACAACGGCCACATTGACCATATAGCTTTTGATGTGGAAAATATTGATGAAACTTTTTTTATACTGAAAACTTCCGGTTATCATATTATTGAAGAAGCGCCCGTGTACCTGAAATTCTGGAGTAAAGGATGCCGCTATTTTAATATTATTGGTCCTGATAATGAAAGACTCGAATTTAACCAGGTGTTGAAATAATTTTTTATGTAGCCGGCTTTTTTATCGCTGCCCGGCACCTGTTGCGTCGCACTCTTGTACGCCATAACATAGGGCAGCAACGATGCACTTTACCTGGGTGATTGTATGTACGGTCATTACTGTTTACATACACACATCTTACTCCTTTCTGATTGATGGTGGCATATGTTGATGTTCATAACAAACAATCGTCTTCGCAGTTGGCGAACAATGCTTCAAAAGCCGAAGGGTGCGACGCAACGGAAGCATCATAGTAGCAATGCAGCCTGGTACATAATAAAAAAAGAAAGCATATGCTTTCTTTATATTTTTTACCTAAACGAGTATTGGTTTATACCGGTTCTTTTGCGGTGTCTTTTATGTTGTATTTTTCCATGATATCAGCAGCAAAATTCATTGCCCGACCAATAGCCTGGTCCATATCATAATACCTGTATTCACCCAGCCTTCCACATATGATAATATTTTCAAGCGCATCTGCTGCCTTACGATATTCTTCATATAAGTTCTTATTCACTTTATCCGGGAATGGATACTCGTATTGATGTGGTGTTTCAGGCGTAAATGGAGTTTCGTGCGTTAGTAACGTTCCTTGTACATCTTTTTTATCATCAGGATGCATCAGGTGTTTCCATTCTATTGTGCGTATTCTTGGTTCGTCTGCATTTGGATAATTCACCTGGATAAATGGCTGGTATTCTTCTACGTCAGGCAAATGTTCTACCCTCCGGTTTTGACCACGGTACATCAGTTTTCCGAACTTGTAGTTGAAAAACTCATCAATAGGTCCGGTAAATATGAGCAGTTTGTTGGCCACAACTTTGTCGCGGTTTTGAAGGTAATCGAAGTTTAGCTCAACCGGGATGTCGCCGATCATATTCTTAACCCATTCCGTGTAACCATTGCGTGGCAATGCGTTCCACTTGTG encodes the following:
- a CDS encoding UDP-galactopyranose mutase yields the protein MIKADFVIVGSGLTGSTIGRILADNNQDVVIIDRKDHIAGNVFDYKHDSGAMIHKYGPHYFRCGSEKIWNFVSRFSEFYDWSAVLRSRVNGEYLNWPVQQSYIEQIAGKDWELFKGEPKNFEEACLAKMPRQLYELFIKGYTEKQWGVKCTELDKDLAVRITINKSNVTSLTPNHKWNALPRNGYTEWVKNMIGDIPVELNFDYLQNRDKVVANKLLIFTGPIDEFFNYKFGKLMYRGQNRRVEHLPDVEEYQPFIQVNYPNADEPRIRTIEWKHLMHPDDKKDVQGTLLTHETPFTPETPHQYEYPFPDKVNKNLYEEYRKAADALENIIICGRLGEYRYYDMDQAIGRAMNFAADIMEKYNIKDTAKEPV
- a CDS encoding queuosine precursor transporter yields the protein MIHSILKDKPTKLFLGFTAFFVANALIAECIGTKIFSLEKLFGLQPSSFNLFGQSGLSFNLTCGVLLWPLEFVMTDIVNEYYGPKAVRRISYTAVVLISYAFIMFYGAIHVPAADFWIGTNTNKGIPDMQNAFSGIFGQGMWIIFGSLVAFLVSQIVDVTVFHRIKKVTGEKRVWLRATGSTMVSQLIDSFIVLSIAFKLGGDWTWPMIFAVGTMNYIYKFTVALLLTPVIYFVEHRIEKYLGKETAQRMKKSAMGEDQDAIMNIPTAG
- a CDS encoding alpha/beta fold hydrolase; amino-acid sequence: MTTQIKLTCAVILFIAAACASPESPDKHVEVKNGIVPIAYNMSGSGDTALVFVHGWGINKDYWSAQEKAFNNRYKVVAIDLGGHGESGKQRNHWTIGDFANDVLAVLDSLNLNRVILVGHSMSGDVILDVAYKIPERIVGFIGIDNFKEIGVAMTPEQLLQVAGFMKALDTNYRKVAGEYSRMSLFPKDYKDSASINRVINDITNTDSVVAAKSLQGLMDFAPNETALLKQINIPVHLIVSDYTPTITDSLAKYSKAGYSVKTITGVGHYPMIEKPGEFNKALAETLNEIANGK
- a CDS encoding NUDIX hydrolase, with translation MIEKFTIRVYGILLDNKKRVLVSDEFIRGNYFTKFPGGGMELGEGTRDCLKREFKEETGLDVIITDHIYTTDYFQQSAFNSKDQIVSIYYYAVATNAEALNTLPIKSIPFDFEPHQVADPNGQSEVLRWVEWPDLTYDTVSLPIDKIVVKMLKETGY
- a CDS encoding DUF3185 family protein; this encodes MWHDIYKPENTEKENTMKFLGIALIVAGVLMIFFAGPFQSSYQPISNADTLINNSGRRHTSTATTYAGGIAAICGLIVIMASRKKK
- a CDS encoding VOC family protein, with translation MQQPVTLSLKAIQHVGIPVTDISLSEQFYRDLGFSNVMQATFEHNKSSGTCIMMQQGNITIELYQLPQSELQSIAARNNGHIDHIAFDVENIDETFFILKTSGYHIIEEAPVYLKFWSKGCRYFNIIGPDNERLEFNQVLK